From a single Solanum dulcamara chromosome 4, daSolDulc1.2, whole genome shotgun sequence genomic region:
- the LOC129886523 gene encoding 1-aminocyclopropane-1-carboxylate synthase 2, with translation MGFEIAKTNSILSKLATNEEHGENSPYFDGWKAYDSNPFHPLKNPNGVIQMGLAENQLCFDLIEDWIKRNPKASICSTEGMKSFKAIANFQDYHGLPEFRRAIAKFMEKTRGGRVRFDPERVVMAGGATGANETIIFCLANPGDAFLVPSPYYPAFNRDLRWRTGVQLLPIHCESSNNFKITAKAVKEAYEKAQKSNIRVKGLILTNPSNPLGTTLDIDTLKSLLNFTNQHNIHLVCDEIYAATVFDTPQFVSIAEVLDDKEMNYCNKDLVHIVYSLSKDMGLPGFRIGIVYSFNDDVVNCARKMSSFGLISTQTQYFLAAMLSDEKFVANFLTESAMRLGKRHRHFTNGLEEVGIKCLKNNAGLFCWMDLRPLLRESTFDSEMSLWRVIINDVKLNVSPGSSFECQEPGWFRVCFANMDDGTVDIALARIRRFVGVKKIGDESNAMEKKHQWKKNNLRLSFSKRMYDENVLSPLSSPIPPLPLVR, from the exons atgggaTTTGAGATTGCAAAGACCAACTCAATCTTGTCAAAGCTGGCTACTAATGAAGAACATGGCGAAAACTCGCCATATTTTGATGGGTGGAAAGCATACGATAGCAATCCTTTCCACCCTTTAAAGAACCCTAATGGAGTTATCCAAATGGGTCTTGCTGAAAATCAG CTTTGTTTCGACTTGATAGAAGACTGGATTAAGCGAAACCCAAAAGCTTCCATTTGTTCCACTGAAGGAATGAAATCATTCAAGGCAATAGCCAACTTTCAAGATTATCATGGCTTGCCTGAATTCAGAAGA GCTATTGCGAAGTTTATGGAGAAAACAAGAGGAGGAAGAGTTAGATTTGATCCAGAAAGAGTTGTTATGGCTGGTGGTGCCACTGGAGCCAATGAGacaattatattttgtttggcTAATCCAGGCGATGCATTTTTAGTACCTTCACCATACTACCCAGC ATTTAACAGAGATCTAAGATGGAGAACTGGAGTACAACTCCTTCCAATTCATTGTGAGAGCTCCAACAATTTCAAAATTACCGCAAAAGCAGTAAAAGAAGCATATGAAAAGGCACAAAAGTCAAACATCAGAGTAAAAGGCTTGATTTTGACCAACCCATCAAATCCATTGGGCACTACTTTGGACATAGACACATTAAAAAGCCTCTTGAACTTCACCAACCAACACAACATCCACCTTGTTTGTGACGAAATTTATGCAGCCACCGTCTTTGACACGCCTCAATTCGTCAGCATAGCTGAAGTCCTCGACGATAAGGAAATGAATTATTGCAACAAAGATTTGGTTCACATCGTCTACAGTTTATCGAAAGACATGGGATTACCTGGATTTAGAATTGGAATTGTATATTCTTTCAACGATGATGTCGTTAATTGTGCTCGAAAAATGTCGAGTTTCGGCTTAATTTCTACTCAGACGCAATATTTTTTGGCCGCAATGCTATCGGACGAAAAATTCGTGGCAAATTTTCTGACAGAAAGTGCGATGAGATTAGGTAAAAGGCACAGACACTTTACCAACGGACTTGAAGAAGTGGGCATTAAATGTTTGAAAAATAATGCGGGGCTATTCTGCTGGATGGATTTGCGTCCGCTTTTAAGGGAATCGACATTCGATTCGGAAATGTCGTTATGGAGAGTGATTATAAACGACGTGAAGCTCAACGTATCGCCAGGATCTTCGTTTGAATGTCAAGAGCCAGGATGGTTCCGAGTTTGTTTTGCGAACATGGATGATGGAACTGTGGATATCGCGCTCGCGAGGATTCGGAGGTTCGTGGGTGTTAAGAAAATTGGAGATGAATCGAACGCAATGGAAAAGAAGCATCAAtggaaaaagaataatttacGACTTAGTTTTTCGAAAAGAATGTATGATGAAAATGTTTTGTCACCACTTTCGTCTCCTATTCCTCCCTTACCACTAGTTCGCTAG